Proteins encoded within one genomic window of Aerococcus viridans:
- a CDS encoding OsmC family protein: MTLHLNMAELGPEAVNVNGDNWPLNKETGFSPLNTFVLAVAGCSAGVYRNILNNSKIDHTFHDVAIDFDRSEESAKPVTAITITMYVRVAEENQGRAERATKMIHKYCPVVQSIDPNIQVNEIVVFQ, encoded by the coding sequence ATGACCTTACATTTAAATATGGCTGAGTTAGGTCCTGAGGCGGTCAACGTCAATGGGGATAATTGGCCTTTGAATAAGGAAACTGGTTTTTCACCTTTGAATACTTTTGTCTTGGCGGTTGCGGGCTGTTCAGCGGGTGTGTATCGGAATATTTTGAATAATTCAAAAATCGACCATACTTTCCATGACGTGGCCATAGATTTTGACCGTTCTGAGGAAAGTGCCAAACCAGTTACTGCAATCACGATTACGATGTATGTGCGTGTGGCTGAGGAAAATCAGGGGCGTGCTGAGCGGGCAACCAAGATGATACACAAGTATTGTCCGGTGGTCCAAAGTATTGACCCAAATATCCAAGTCAATGAGATCGTTGTTTTTCAATAA